The window ATGGTGAAGCGGGAGAGAGATTGAGTACTGCAAGGCGACACGGGCAACCTTGCCTGCACGTAGAAATCCCAGCGTGATGTAAGGGTGAGGAGGGGGGAATACAACAGAAACGACTTTTTGTGTCGAATGAAATCGCCGggaaaataccaaaaaaattacaaataattaattatgtctAAATCTAATTCCCGCAAAAGTGGACGCAACTGAGTGTCTCAAAATGTTTATGGTGGCAAAACTAGTGTGGGACACAAATAACTCTAATATTTGCAGCGAATTCTATCGCCACAAGCATGTTTCAATTTAAACACAAAAGAGTGAGTCGATTGTAAAATGGTAAAAGGAAAATTCAATTGCGGCAATATGTTTGTGCCGCAATTGAAAAATATCGCCATAAAAAGAGATTATTCCCAAGCTATTTTTAGTGTCGCGAATAGATATCACTGcaagtatttaatatttgtgGCGAGAAAGATATTTACAAATGTGCTATTCTTGTGATGTAAAAAGACCAACTATGCGGTCAAGAAATATATTTGTGACTAACTAGTAGTGTCGCAAATATAAACAATTTGCTAGGAAAAATTTATTGTCAACTCTGAAACTATTGTaacaaaatatgtaaaaaaaaaaacttagaaaataaaGCGACTTGATTTGGTATATAAGATTACATAGTTAAATTTATTGTAAAGATTTAACGGAtgatataaaatcatatcaatttataaatttaattttataaaacctACATGTGGTTAATGTATTTCTCTTAGAACATAGCACTATCGCTAcatataggggtgtaaatttaaatcgggAAACTGGAAAATTGACCGGACCAAATTGGACCGGTTAGTTCGATTTtgaaccggttcggtctggaactagttcctattttatgaaaactggccGGATCCGATCCGGTTTCGATTCAGggatcggaccagaccggttggaaaaaatatatataaattaaatttatatattatacaaaatatttatatatataatatataattatatattaaatttttatatataatatatataattatatataatttcatattataatttataaattataacataaaatgttaattttaaatatgaacatttgtaatttgttatttcatatgttattaatataattatatataagataatgttgttataacttatcaaataaaagtttaatcttaaagatgaaaatttaattgatcatatgctttaaacataatatatatattaaattattaataacagtttatcataagaagtaacactttattatatattttttacatttaaaaaaaattagaaaatcggactagaccggaccggaaactggtaaaaccagaagtaccggtttaggaaggTAATCGGAATGtaattagttttgaaaaatacaaaaccaataCATATTGAttcgatcttaaattttattcaaaattgaaCCGGACCGATTGCGCCCTAACTACATACGTGCTATTATAAACACCAACATAACACGTATAAACGGGTACATAGCTTTTATATCTACTCGGCTACGAACTGATCTAGCACCGACCGTTCCCATCCATTTCCCTGCCGTGCTTCCCGAATTCCGCATTTCTAACATAAAAGCGACTTGCGCCGCAAGGCACAAACAACTCAGCGACCACGCAAAACATACGGGCGTAGCAGAGTCgcgggctctctctctccctctcgcgCGCTTGCGCCCTTGCGAAGAGTAGATGGAACTGGGAAGGCTTCCCATCTCAGTGTGAGAGGCAAACTGGTATCGGCAGGCTATGccactctttcttctctctcgtCTTCCCAGCTTGTTCGAGGTACCCCACCATTCACATCTTCCTTGATTTTCATGCCTTTGCAAGTAGAAAATTTGGTCATGTTGTTCACTCCACTGAATTTGAATCGGAACtgtttttgttataattttagtCGTCTTTGCGCTCATATAGATGCACCTCGCCAAGCGTTCGATTTAATTACTCATTGAGTTTCTTGATGGAAGTTTTGCTTCTTGGTTCTACGTCTGATCATGATAGATTGCCATGATTTCTCCTATCATTGATAGTctttaaatcttttatattaCGATTCTTGTTGTCTTGTTACTTCAGTTAATGTGATCGATTCACATTGAATAATGTGGTTTTCAAAACTTGTTAGATTGAAGTATTCTAACAAACAATTCCAGTTCCACTATCTTGTTGGCCACTAGACTGCCTCCATCCAAGCCAAAAAACACTCTTTGCCTGGTTATTGTTCGAATAAGAAATGTAATTTCTCATATGGAATTTCATTAGTAATCTATTAAATCACAATGGTCTTTGCTTAGCTTTCGTCTGTATATGAGTGCAGGCTGATTTTTCCCTCCGACCCTTTACTAATGAGAGAAATCCCTTGCCATGATTTATTGCTCTTCAATTCTTTTTCCTCTCAAACTCCTCCACTAAACCAGCTACGTTTTAAATCTTTTGATTGGTGATGTATAATATTTCCTTGTAAGGAATGGACCTGAATTGTCATTTTAAGTAATGAACTCAAATGTTGACTTCTCTGGTTGACATTAGATCCATAAAAACTGAAGGGTCTGAAGTCTgaacaaggaaaaatatttggagtgGAGCAATTTGAAATGCAAACGTTTTGAAGAGATCGCCACTTTTTGGAAAATCTGGTctgtgtgcgtgcgtgcgtgcgcgCGCATGTGTTTCCTTTGTTCTCCTCATTTGACTAAATACATATTGATATGTTAATTTGTGTCATACATAAAAGCCTATAAACTGACAAGTGACAAGATATATGTACTTCACAGAAAAGTCAGATAAATTTGTCATGATCCTTGTGCTTATGTAAACATCGTTTGAGAACTCTACGGGTAAACGGCAATTTATGACTCAAGTAAAAAGTATGGTTTGCAAGTAACAATGCCTGGAAACTTTCTTTTCTAATTCTTGTTCAATATGTCTCCGTTAGTCTGTGTTGATTGCTATATTGGCTTCGTTAAAGTTTGTTTTCAATAGATTGCAAATGATGTCAGCACCCTATATGATTTGAATTTGCATTCTATTGGGAATTGTCACACTCAAGTATCTGTAGCTTTTGGCTTATGATAAAGCTAATATTTGGGTTTCCTCATGATATTGAACGTGACAACCTAGAGCTGGAGTCAACATAAACCTCTTTCCAAAGGAAGATAAACAACGGAACAATAAGAGGCAACCAAATCTCTggcataaacataaaattttcagtgTAAACCTTGGAAAACCAGTTCTCGgtacttcatttatttttcttttttcctgttttATCGGTCTATTGAGCGCTCTTGCAAACTTTTCCGTCATTTCAGGTCCTTTACAAGATGTCCTTCAAGATGGCCCAAATCAGCCTTGTGAGTAGACATAGGGAGGTTTATGAACCATGTGACGATTCATTTGCACTGGTTGATGCACTTCTCGCCGATAGAAATAACCTGTTAGAGCATCATCCAACATTGTGCATGGAAGTGGGTTGTGGTAGTGGGTATATCATCACCTCTTTAGCTCTCATGTTGGGACAGAAGGCTGCTGGAGTTCACTATATTGCTACTGATGTCAATCCTCATGCAGTGAGAGTTACCAATGAGACCCTAGAAGCACATGGTGTTCATGCAGAGTTGCTAGCCACTGACATTGCATCAGGATTGGAGATGCGTTTAGCAGGATTGGTTGATGTAATGGTTGTGAACCCACCATATGTGCCAACACCCCAAGATGAAGTGGGTCGTGAAGGAATTGCCTCTGCTTGGGCAGGTGGGGAGAATGGCCGGAGAGTTATTGATAAGATATTGCCAATAGCTGACAATCTATTGTCAGATAAGGGCTGGTTGTACATGGTCATGCTTACGGCTAACAATCCCTCAGAGATATGCCTTCAAATGAGAGAGAAGG is drawn from Juglans regia cultivar Chandler chromosome 5, Walnut 2.0, whole genome shotgun sequence and contains these coding sequences:
- the LOC109002404 gene encoding methyltransferase N6AMT1-like isoform X2 — translated: MSFKMAQISLVSRHREVYEPCDDSFALVDALLADRNNLLEHHPTLCMEVGCGSGYIITSLALMLGQKAAGVHYIATDVNPHAVRVTNETLEAHGVHAELLATDIASGLEMRLAGLVDVMVVNPPYVPTPQDEVGREGIASAWAGGENGRRVIDKILPIADNLLSDKGWLYMVMLTANNPSEICLQMREKGYAARIVIQRSTEEESLHVIKFWREFNTQSRSKEMMTANKTVPARVMQESLVSQFPKSDIFSHGS
- the LOC109002404 gene encoding methyltransferase N6AMT1-like isoform X1, with the protein product MPLFLLSRLPSLFEVLYKMSFKMAQISLVSRHREVYEPCDDSFALVDALLADRNNLLEHHPTLCMEVGCGSGYIITSLALMLGQKAAGVHYIATDVNPHAVRVTNETLEAHGVHAELLATDIASGLEMRLAGLVDVMVVNPPYVPTPQDEVGREGIASAWAGGENGRRVIDKILPIADNLLSDKGWLYMVMLTANNPSEICLQMREKGYAARIVIQRSTEEESLHVIKFWREFNTQSRSKEMMTANKTVPARVMQESLVSQFPKSDIFSHGS